A region of Myxococcus stipitatus DSM 14675 DNA encodes the following proteins:
- a CDS encoding energy transducer TonB family protein, with protein sequence MPPASPRRLLPTLAISLAVHGLVGWVLDAVPQPARRAFPREESPRTIGLTWMDVAVSKPVAPAPEPRTPPSSRTKPPASRVSARHHEAPPPDAVNVADAPRDLASDAPRTDTIDAPRGAEPLARDAPFARPPRASLIATELPVSGGRVLAASTSGAPPPRAEPGVRGTYAPPTPQALVEDLVAESVGRGKVDRGLVHPYFTQLGKALVNLWDADRSVKEHGLQGYFDMGLERTRAYGRVWSERAAQYGSSGAFAAKNQPEEDRRRPLSTVGDSSLRMRRELREKMREEFRSTRRALIRVIQDRHGHLLDVVLVEPSHQLEVDQEAMKDVRAAAQKLPPPPPDAVGGRQRIVSLWEFELILSISPPIPVFTFEFDEALGFIDTRLPLDKRIYKRVRLIEVR encoded by the coding sequence ATGCCGCCGGCTTCCCCCCGACGCCTGTTGCCCACGCTCGCCATCAGCCTGGCCGTGCATGGGCTCGTGGGGTGGGTCCTCGACGCGGTTCCTCAACCGGCTCGGCGTGCGTTCCCTCGTGAGGAGTCCCCCCGAACCATCGGGCTCACCTGGATGGACGTGGCGGTCTCCAAGCCCGTCGCCCCGGCGCCAGAGCCCAGGACGCCACCGTCGAGTCGCACGAAGCCCCCTGCGTCCCGCGTCTCCGCCCGACACCACGAAGCACCTCCGCCGGACGCGGTGAACGTCGCCGATGCCCCTCGAGACCTCGCCTCGGACGCGCCTCGCACGGACACCATCGATGCTCCGCGTGGGGCGGAACCTCTCGCGCGGGATGCCCCCTTCGCGAGGCCTCCACGGGCGAGCCTCATCGCCACGGAGCTGCCCGTCTCCGGAGGACGGGTGCTGGCCGCGAGCACCTCGGGAGCGCCGCCCCCGCGAGCGGAGCCAGGCGTCCGAGGCACCTACGCCCCTCCCACGCCGCAAGCGCTCGTGGAGGACCTGGTCGCGGAGAGCGTGGGACGCGGCAAGGTGGACCGAGGTCTCGTGCATCCCTACTTCACCCAGCTCGGCAAGGCGCTGGTGAACCTCTGGGACGCGGACCGCTCCGTGAAGGAGCACGGCCTCCAGGGCTACTTCGACATGGGCCTGGAGCGCACCCGTGCCTATGGGCGCGTCTGGAGCGAGCGCGCCGCGCAGTATGGTTCCTCGGGCGCCTTCGCCGCGAAGAACCAGCCCGAGGAAGACCGCCGCCGTCCGCTCAGCACCGTCGGGGACTCCTCCCTGCGCATGCGCCGCGAGCTGCGCGAGAAGATGCGCGAGGAGTTCCGCTCCACCCGCCGGGCCCTCATCCGCGTCATCCAGGACCGCCACGGACACCTGCTCGACGTGGTGCTCGTGGAGCCCAGCCATCAGCTCGAGGTGGACCAGGAAGCGATGAAGGACGTCCGCGCCGCCGCACAGAAGCTCCCTCCCCCACCCCCGGACGCCGTGGGGGGCCGGCAGCGCATCGTCAGCCTCTGGGAGTTCGAGCTGATTCTCTCCATCAGCCCGCCCATCCCCGTCTTCACGTTCGAGTTCGACGAAGCCCTCGGCTTCATCGACACCCGGCTGCCGCTCGACAAGCGCATCTACAAGCGCGTGCGCCTCATCGAGGTCCGCTGA
- a CDS encoding inorganic pyrophosphatase: protein MKKPAPQKSFASHPWHGITPGDNAPETVTAYIEIVPTDAVKYELDKESGILMLDRPQRFSSQCPTLYGFIPQTYCDELVAKRCAERTGLRDVKGDGDPIDICVLTEKVVSNGNLLVRAVPVGGFRMVDGNEADDKIIAVLESDLVYGELQHIAQLPRPLLDRLKHYFLTYKQIPGEGKRSVEIAEVYDRPEALEVIRRSMKDYDRVFRQTPSTPVRSRTRRPARKSRAS from the coding sequence ATGAAGAAGCCAGCACCCCAGAAGTCATTCGCGTCACATCCGTGGCATGGCATCACCCCGGGCGACAACGCTCCGGAGACTGTCACGGCGTACATCGAAATCGTCCCCACGGACGCGGTGAAGTACGAGCTGGACAAGGAGTCCGGCATCCTGATGTTGGACCGGCCGCAGCGCTTCAGCAGCCAGTGTCCCACTCTGTACGGCTTCATCCCGCAGACGTACTGCGACGAGCTGGTGGCGAAGCGCTGCGCGGAGCGCACGGGCCTGCGCGACGTGAAGGGCGACGGCGACCCCATCGACATCTGCGTGCTGACGGAGAAGGTGGTCAGCAACGGCAACCTGCTGGTGCGCGCGGTGCCGGTGGGCGGCTTCCGGATGGTCGACGGCAACGAGGCGGATGACAAGATCATCGCGGTGCTCGAGTCGGACCTGGTCTACGGCGAGCTCCAGCACATCGCGCAGCTCCCGCGTCCGCTGCTGGACCGCTTGAAGCACTACTTCCTCACGTACAAGCAGATTCCCGGAGAGGGGAAGCGCAGCGTCGAGATCGCGGAGGTCTATGACCGGCCGGAGGCGCTGGAGGTCATCCGCCGCAGCATGAAGGACTACGACCGCGTCTTCCGGCAGACTCCGTCGACGCCGGTGCGCAGCCGGACCCGGCGGCCCGCGCGGAAGTCTCGCGCGTCCTGA
- a CDS encoding lysophospholipid acyltransferase family protein → MIRDIVRTAFAGVSAVGLTGVFSSVVSALSLGGAHREADKALRLWARGVLGAAGVRHEAVGLENIPTEGHVVFVCNHQSHYDAPLHLAYVEKHTRYVAKAELFKIPVFGAALRRAGNIPVARSGGSEDRGRMEEAVSALRERVSVLFFSEGTRSDDGRLRPFKKGAAALAIQAGVPVVPMAVSGTRLILPKGGRAVRWGQRVSLVVGKPIPTKDLTLQDRDALTRELEDAVAQLYSEACMRSGDVPT, encoded by the coding sequence GTGATTCGAGACATCGTCCGGACAGCGTTCGCGGGTGTTTCGGCGGTGGGGTTGACGGGGGTGTTCTCGTCGGTGGTGTCGGCGCTCTCCCTGGGAGGGGCCCACCGCGAGGCGGACAAGGCCCTGAGGCTCTGGGCGCGCGGCGTGTTGGGGGCGGCGGGCGTGCGCCATGAGGCGGTGGGGTTGGAGAACATCCCCACGGAGGGCCACGTCGTCTTCGTGTGCAACCACCAGTCCCACTACGACGCGCCCTTGCATCTGGCGTACGTGGAGAAACACACGCGCTACGTGGCGAAGGCGGAGCTGTTCAAGATTCCCGTGTTCGGCGCGGCACTGCGTCGCGCGGGCAACATCCCCGTGGCGCGCAGCGGTGGAAGCGAGGACCGAGGCAGGATGGAGGAGGCCGTCTCCGCGCTGCGTGAGCGGGTGAGCGTGCTCTTCTTCTCCGAGGGCACTCGCAGCGACGACGGACGGCTGAGGCCGTTCAAGAAGGGGGCCGCGGCGCTCGCGATTCAAGCGGGTGTGCCGGTGGTGCCCATGGCCGTGTCAGGGACGCGGCTCATCCTTCCCAAGGGAGGACGGGCGGTGCGGTGGGGCCAGCGCGTGTCGCTGGTCGTGGGGAAGCCGATTCCCACGAAGGACCTGACGCTTCAAGACCGCGACGCACTCACGCGTGAGCTGGAGGACGCGGTCGCTCAACTCTATTCCGAGGCCTGCATGCGCTCGGGAGATGTACCGACATGA
- the epmA gene encoding EF-P lysine aminoacylase EpmA, translating to MPNLSQWRAARGRQALYSALRRFFTAEGYLEVETPLLIPTPGMEPHINAFEAGFIPETGVGTARPLYLHTSPEYAMKRLLADGAGPLFQLCKVFRNGEVSQTHNPEFTMLEFYRPDADYHAIMADVEGALAEAGRSATEGEPGADPAFFTRTPYERITVRDAVLRATGVDIRVHSDGPSLKRAADAIGVWTGESVTFDDVFFHLFLERVERGLGHERPTFLIEYPASMAALSRLKPGDTAVAERVELYAKGLELANGFSELTDAAEQRARLLEEQDLRRKLGRSVYPLDERFLDAVGRMPPSAGIAVGLDRILMLLLGVQRITDVLLFPAHEFV from the coding sequence ATGCCCAACCTTTCTCAATGGCGGGCCGCCCGAGGGCGCCAGGCCCTCTACTCCGCCCTGCGACGTTTCTTCACCGCGGAGGGCTACCTCGAGGTGGAGACACCGCTGCTCATCCCCACGCCGGGAATGGAGCCGCACATCAACGCCTTCGAGGCGGGCTTCATCCCGGAGACGGGCGTCGGCACCGCTCGCCCCCTCTATCTTCACACCAGCCCCGAGTACGCCATGAAGCGGCTGCTCGCGGATGGCGCGGGCCCGTTGTTCCAGCTGTGCAAGGTGTTCCGGAACGGCGAGGTCTCACAGACGCACAATCCCGAGTTCACGATGCTGGAGTTCTACCGGCCGGACGCGGACTACCACGCCATCATGGCGGACGTGGAAGGGGCGTTGGCGGAGGCGGGGCGCAGCGCGACGGAAGGAGAGCCCGGCGCGGACCCGGCGTTCTTCACCCGCACGCCGTACGAGCGCATCACCGTGCGGGACGCCGTGCTGCGTGCGACGGGCGTGGACATCCGCGTGCACTCGGACGGGCCGTCGCTCAAGCGGGCCGCGGATGCCATCGGCGTGTGGACGGGCGAGTCGGTGACGTTCGATGACGTGTTCTTCCACCTCTTCCTCGAGCGCGTGGAGCGGGGCCTGGGCCATGAGCGGCCCACGTTCCTCATCGAGTATCCCGCGTCGATGGCGGCGCTCTCGCGGCTCAAGCCGGGAGACACGGCGGTGGCGGAGCGGGTGGAGCTGTATGCGAAGGGCTTGGAGCTGGCGAACGGGTTCTCCGAGCTGACGGACGCGGCGGAGCAACGGGCTCGACTGCTCGAGGAACAGGACCTCCGGCGAAAGCTGGGCCGTTCCGTGTATCCTCTGGACGAGCGGTTCCTCGACGCGGTAGGTCGAATGCCACCCTCGGCGGGTATCGCCGTGGGGCTCGACAGAATCCTGATGCTGCTGCTCGGGGTCCAGCGCATCACGGACGTGCTCCTGTTCCCTGCTCACGAGTTCGTGTGA
- a CDS encoding chromosome segregation protein SMC codes for MLPRIPLLLAVACCLGACHKAPPAPSLPPPPTEAERLTADVRSLASRAEALLEAQHQLVWVFWTEGRHVDVSATYAGQEDLFTLDNIRKVDRLRQLTKDPREVRALTALHSHFAGEYLSHALAEYNDASANLEASLTFTVEGRELRYRDLERLLANERNAARRKALYAAATPSLERLNQTLRRKEVRAEELVKELGFASYESFGGELRQADLAQLSVLAEEILQATQAPYRVVMERLAQRELGVAFKDITRADIPRLFRAREVEDAFPKGESLTKAQATLAGMKLDLAALKNVQIDSRDLPRKNTRPLALAVRVPDDVRVSFKPGSGVLHQARVLHEFGHALHLAFTQEKRFELARLGNPTVGEAYSSLFEDLLEDPVWLEEHAGVSGEERAKYLATSSAHKLYLIRRAAGRLLYQLELHRRTTEVDPKVLYREVLSRTDDIPMTDEDAERYLVDQEDFFQSADSFRAWFLAGQLQAQLKARFGPSWWHAPQAGEFLKGLWTQGNALSAREVAQAIGEKGIEPDVLLLRLGTTLQVPIRLDMQGEEPGPIPAPGPEGVTAPPAP; via the coding sequence ATGCTCCCAAGGATTCCCCTTCTCCTCGCTGTCGCCTGCTGCCTGGGCGCCTGCCACAAAGCGCCCCCCGCGCCTTCCCTGCCGCCGCCTCCCACCGAGGCGGAGCGACTGACGGCGGACGTGCGCTCGCTTGCCTCCCGCGCCGAGGCGCTGCTGGAGGCCCAGCACCAGCTCGTCTGGGTGTTCTGGACGGAGGGGCGTCATGTGGACGTCTCCGCGACGTACGCGGGGCAGGAGGACCTCTTCACCCTCGACAACATCCGCAAGGTGGACCGGCTGCGGCAACTCACGAAGGACCCTCGGGAGGTGCGAGCCCTCACCGCCCTGCACTCCCACTTCGCGGGCGAGTACCTGTCGCACGCGCTGGCCGAATACAACGACGCGTCCGCCAACCTGGAGGCGTCGCTCACCTTCACGGTGGAAGGCCGGGAGCTGCGCTACCGGGACCTGGAGCGCCTGCTCGCCAACGAGCGGAACGCCGCGCGGCGCAAGGCGCTCTACGCCGCGGCCACGCCCTCGCTGGAGCGGCTCAACCAGACGCTGCGCCGCAAGGAGGTGCGCGCCGAGGAGCTGGTGAAGGAGCTGGGCTTCGCCTCCTACGAGTCGTTCGGCGGCGAGCTGCGGCAGGCGGACCTGGCCCAGCTGAGCGTGCTCGCGGAGGAGATTCTGCAGGCCACGCAAGCGCCCTACCGCGTGGTGATGGAGCGGCTCGCGCAGCGGGAGCTGGGCGTTGCCTTCAAGGACATCACCCGCGCGGACATCCCGCGCCTGTTCCGCGCGCGCGAGGTGGAGGATGCCTTCCCCAAGGGCGAGTCACTCACCAAGGCCCAGGCGACGCTCGCCGGGATGAAGCTGGACCTGGCCGCCCTGAAGAACGTCCAGATTGATTCGAGGGACTTGCCCCGCAAGAACACCCGCCCCCTGGCGCTGGCCGTGCGCGTGCCCGACGACGTGCGCGTGTCCTTCAAGCCGGGCTCGGGTGTGCTGCATCAGGCGCGCGTGCTGCACGAGTTCGGTCACGCGCTGCACCTGGCCTTCACGCAGGAGAAGCGCTTCGAGCTGGCGCGGCTGGGCAACCCCACGGTGGGCGAGGCGTACTCGTCCCTCTTCGAGGACCTGCTCGAGGACCCGGTGTGGCTGGAGGAGCACGCGGGCGTCAGCGGCGAGGAGCGCGCGAAGTACCTGGCGACCTCCAGCGCGCACAAGCTGTACCTCATCCGCCGCGCGGCGGGCCGCCTGCTGTACCAGCTGGAGCTGCACCGGCGCACGACGGAGGTGGACCCCAAGGTGCTCTACCGCGAGGTCCTGTCGCGCACCGACGACATCCCCATGACCGACGAGGACGCGGAGCGCTACCTCGTGGACCAGGAGGACTTCTTCCAGTCCGCGGACAGCTTCCGGGCGTGGTTCCTGGCGGGCCAGCTCCAGGCCCAGCTCAAGGCCCGCTTCGGCCCTTCCTGGTGGCATGCGCCGCAGGCGGGTGAGTTCCTCAAGGGCCTGTGGACCCAGGGCAACGCGCTGTCCGCGCGCGAGGTGGCGCAGGCCATCGGCGAGAAGGGCATCGAGCCGGATGTGCTGCTCCTGCGGCTGGGCACCACGCTCCAGGTCCCCATCCGCCTGGACATGCAGGGCGAGGAGCCCGGCCCCATCCCCGCGCCCGGCCCCGAGGGCGTCACCGCGCCCCCCGCGCCGTAG
- a CDS encoding SPFH domain-containing protein, with protein sequence MGIFDTIKGEAKRNFIARADTAKGQIIYKYPENNIRMLTQLTVDADEVALFVKDGKVEGKLGPGRHQLDSNNIPFLSRFVEKFTGGNLFITEVYFVSVREFAGVKFGGPIGDVRDPETGLGIGTMVYGDFSIRVTDPEKLVVGLVGMGRSSNEELLGWFKNQVLKVTRDRIAELLVKKRWPLLDVTSGAYTEEIETEVIAGLKPHVDDYGLTVVRMGNFHVSIKEEDEGTLKKLSKDVAYSRLAGGFQQYAQGQAMLGAAEGMAKGGDGSGSGNALGGMGMGMGFGMAQQFMNNQPQQQQRPQEPAPQAAPADTRSPAQRLKEIKELKDAGVLSDDEYNAKRAELMKLL encoded by the coding sequence ATGGGTATCTTCGACACCATCAAGGGTGAGGCGAAGCGCAACTTCATCGCCCGCGCGGACACGGCGAAGGGTCAAATCATCTACAAGTATCCGGAGAACAACATCCGGATGCTCACCCAGCTCACCGTCGACGCCGATGAGGTCGCCCTCTTCGTCAAGGACGGCAAGGTGGAGGGCAAGCTGGGGCCGGGCCGCCACCAGCTCGACTCGAACAACATCCCGTTCCTCTCTCGCTTCGTCGAGAAGTTCACGGGCGGCAACCTCTTCATCACCGAGGTCTACTTCGTCTCCGTCCGCGAGTTCGCGGGCGTGAAGTTCGGGGGCCCCATCGGTGACGTGAGGGACCCGGAGACGGGCCTGGGCATCGGCACCATGGTGTACGGCGACTTCTCCATCCGCGTGACGGACCCGGAGAAGCTCGTGGTGGGCCTGGTGGGCATGGGCCGCTCCAGCAACGAGGAGCTGCTGGGCTGGTTCAAGAACCAGGTGCTCAAGGTGACGCGGGACCGCATCGCCGAGCTGCTGGTGAAGAAGCGCTGGCCGCTGCTCGACGTGACGAGCGGCGCGTACACGGAGGAGATCGAGACGGAGGTCATCGCCGGCCTCAAGCCTCACGTGGACGACTACGGGCTCACCGTGGTGCGCATGGGCAACTTCCACGTCAGCATCAAGGAGGAGGACGAGGGGACGCTGAAGAAGCTCTCCAAGGACGTGGCCTACTCGCGGCTGGCGGGCGGCTTCCAGCAGTACGCCCAGGGCCAGGCGATGCTCGGCGCGGCCGAGGGCATGGCCAAGGGCGGCGACGGCTCCGGTTCCGGCAACGCGCTGGGCGGCATGGGCATGGGCATGGGCTTCGGCATGGCCCAGCAGTTCATGAACAACCAGCCGCAACAGCAGCAGCGTCCCCAGGAGCCCGCTCCCCAGGCGGCTCCCGCCGACACGCGCAGCCCCGCGCAGCGCCTGAAGGAGATCAAGGAGCTGAAGGACGCGGGCGTCCTCTCGGATGACGAGTACAACGCCAAGCGCGCGGAGCTGATGAAGCTCCTGTAG
- a CDS encoding ABC transporter permease subunit has product MAFRPRRALAVFWKDFLDLRKNVGLLASMAVLPTVLVAVPIGVVWTYVNTPHQSDLRSVAQFYDPSLPLGASAGRFLIDKTLTDWFGLFLVMPIFVPILISSQSVAGEKERRTLEPLLASPLTAAELVAGKSLASLVPAVFITWVAFVFFCVGVDIVAWPLVKAPLMPNALWTFGVLVIAPLFAFFGNGVAVLISARVSEARMAQQISALVVLPLVGMVGGQVAGLLKAGFAFYALQGAVVLVLDLFLLWASIRLLDRERLVSRWG; this is encoded by the coding sequence ATGGCTTTTCGTCCTCGCCGGGCGCTGGCGGTGTTCTGGAAGGACTTCCTGGACCTGCGCAAGAACGTGGGCCTGCTGGCCTCCATGGCGGTGCTGCCGACCGTCCTGGTGGCGGTGCCCATCGGGGTCGTGTGGACGTACGTCAACACGCCTCATCAGTCGGACCTGCGCAGCGTGGCGCAGTTCTATGACCCCTCGCTGCCCTTGGGCGCGAGCGCCGGGCGCTTCCTCATCGACAAGACGCTGACGGACTGGTTCGGCCTGTTCCTGGTGATGCCCATCTTCGTCCCCATCCTCATCTCCTCGCAGAGCGTCGCGGGGGAGAAGGAGCGGCGGACGCTGGAGCCGCTGCTGGCCTCGCCGCTGACGGCCGCGGAATTGGTGGCGGGCAAGAGCCTGGCGTCGCTGGTTCCCGCCGTGTTCATCACCTGGGTGGCCTTCGTCTTCTTCTGCGTGGGCGTGGACATCGTCGCGTGGCCGCTGGTGAAGGCGCCGCTGATGCCCAACGCGCTGTGGACGTTCGGCGTGCTGGTGATTGCGCCCCTGTTCGCCTTCTTCGGCAACGGCGTGGCGGTGCTCATCTCTGCGCGGGTGAGCGAGGCGCGCATGGCGCAGCAGATATCCGCCCTGGTGGTGCTCCCGCTGGTGGGAATGGTGGGAGGGCAGGTGGCGGGGCTGCTCAAGGCGGGGTTCGCCTTCTACGCCCTCCAGGGGGCGGTGGTGCTCGTCCTGGACCTGTTCCTCCTGTGGGCGAGCATCCGCCTGCTGGACCGTGAGCGCCTGGTCAGCCGCTGGGGCTGA
- a CDS encoding ABC transporter ATP-binding protein, with amino-acid sequence MSGIDVRGLGKRFGNRVAAEGLSFHVRPGEVFGLLGPNGAGKTTTVRMLTGLLSPSEGEAVVWGHRADREGESLRKVVGLLTEQPGLYDRLTARENLRFFMKLHELDEAKAWPRIRHYLARFGLADREEDPVGGFSKGMRQKLAIVRTLVHDPRVIFLDEPTSGLDPESARTVRDAVAELASEGRTIVLCSHNLAEVERLCERVAVVKRRLLLMGPVRELRRAGQSLDVRVEGEAERYRNVLATLPFAPNVLVEGMRLRVMLEDDAHAPDVLACLVGAGARVHSAVPAQRPLEEVYLDLLREGGA; translated from the coding sequence TTGAGCGGCATCGACGTTCGGGGATTGGGCAAGCGCTTTGGAAACCGCGTCGCGGCGGAGGGCTTGTCCTTCCACGTGCGGCCGGGCGAGGTGTTCGGCCTGCTGGGCCCCAACGGCGCTGGGAAGACGACGACGGTGCGCATGCTCACCGGCCTGCTGAGCCCCAGCGAGGGCGAGGCCGTCGTGTGGGGCCACCGCGCGGACCGCGAGGGTGAGTCGCTGCGCAAGGTGGTGGGGTTGCTCACGGAGCAGCCCGGCCTCTATGACCGGCTCACCGCGCGGGAGAACCTGCGCTTCTTCATGAAGCTGCATGAGCTGGACGAGGCCAAGGCCTGGCCGCGCATCCGGCACTACTTGGCCCGCTTCGGCCTGGCGGACCGCGAAGAGGACCCGGTGGGCGGCTTCTCCAAGGGCATGCGGCAGAAGCTCGCCATCGTCCGCACGCTGGTCCATGACCCTCGCGTCATCTTCCTGGATGAGCCCACCAGCGGCCTGGACCCCGAGTCCGCCCGCACCGTGCGCGACGCGGTGGCGGAGCTGGCGTCGGAGGGGCGCACCATCGTCCTGTGCTCGCACAACCTCGCGGAGGTGGAGCGGCTGTGCGAGCGGGTGGCGGTGGTGAAGCGCCGACTGCTCCTCATGGGGCCGGTGCGGGAGCTGCGCCGCGCCGGGCAGTCGCTGGACGTACGGGTGGAGGGGGAGGCGGAGCGCTATCGCAACGTGCTCGCGACGCTGCCCTTCGCGCCCAACGTGCTGGTGGAGGGCATGCGGCTGCGCGTCATGCTGGAGGATGACGCCCACGCGCCCGATGTGCTGGCGTGCCTGGTGGGCGCGGGGGCTCGCGTGCACAGCGCGGTGCCCGCCCAGCGTCCGCTGGAAGAGGTGTACCTGGACCTGCTTCGCGAAGGGGGAGCGTAG
- a CDS encoding ArnT family glycosyltransferase, translated as MASDGEQQEQQREQTFAEAVLGKETFSARWMQRWAALSDSARVVTATAFFAALLFLPYLGAVGLWDCWETHYGEVARSMIVRRDYVFPYWENAWFFSKPPLTMWMQALGMQVVGTVRAGDKLGLYTEWGMRVPFALLSITAVALLSLAVARVVSRRAGLATGFVLATMPLYFLLTRQTVTDTPFVTTFVCAMACAFIGQLDDTTKHRAAWWYGFYFFAGLSTLAKGLLGVGLPAVILVLYAALAVIPWDGPSLDAHLRWLTDSGFRKDVREGRQPMPVLWAQMFRMKLGSGILVFFAVAAPWYIVMSLFKSVDDEGKLFWYRFFVHDHLNRLTAGVHTTTPGGTFIYFIEQGGFGIFPWVALLPGAFAIVTRLKLRSEKKSDHLAVLAVVWVAFSFWLLASSATKFHHYVFPVLPGLAVLIALFIDRLWEDGIPAHAVSLIFGLVLFVLVGKDLAENPKNFTDLFVYNYDRPYPQELVTRPIAFFSRALWTGDLVTLVLLAFGVYLSFEAFSPKSRDKVTPGSRAVAVLMLLGGLSTLAAVTSGAKVSATGLIGVAVALAAGFLGWLSTKEKPEGRASLQTLAFVLALVGAVMAVRGFKNPVGEDSLLRSLSEPVNVKGALGFVFAVAGALAVVATLMRARVMLFGTFWMLAASFALWFNWNHWVDLSHHWTQRDLFWRYYDQRKEGEPIIAYLMNWRGETLYSSNTVEQYRGGDYNAKLRSAVARPGREWVLAEQKMLNTLRNAVGPDKVVTPIDRDINNKFVLVTVD; from the coding sequence GTGGCGAGCGACGGCGAACAGCAGGAACAGCAGCGCGAGCAGACCTTCGCCGAGGCGGTCCTCGGCAAGGAGACCTTCTCCGCGCGGTGGATGCAGCGGTGGGCGGCGCTGTCGGACAGCGCGCGGGTGGTGACGGCGACGGCCTTCTTCGCGGCCTTGCTCTTCCTTCCGTACCTGGGCGCGGTGGGGCTCTGGGACTGCTGGGAGACGCACTATGGAGAAGTGGCGCGGAGCATGATCGTCCGCCGCGACTACGTGTTCCCCTACTGGGAGAACGCGTGGTTCTTCTCCAAGCCCCCGCTGACCATGTGGATGCAGGCGCTGGGCATGCAGGTGGTGGGCACCGTGCGCGCCGGCGACAAGCTGGGCCTGTACACGGAGTGGGGCATGCGCGTGCCCTTCGCGCTCTTGAGCATCACCGCGGTGGCGCTGCTGTCGCTGGCGGTGGCTCGCGTGGTGAGCCGCCGCGCGGGCCTGGCCACCGGCTTCGTGCTGGCCACCATGCCGCTGTACTTCCTGCTCACCCGCCAGACGGTGACGGACACGCCGTTCGTCACCACGTTCGTCTGCGCGATGGCGTGTGCGTTCATCGGCCAGCTCGATGACACGACGAAGCACCGCGCGGCCTGGTGGTACGGCTTCTACTTCTTCGCGGGCCTGTCCACGCTGGCCAAGGGCCTGCTGGGCGTGGGGCTCCCCGCCGTCATCCTCGTGCTCTACGCGGCCCTGGCGGTCATCCCGTGGGACGGGCCGAGCCTCGATGCGCACCTGCGCTGGCTGACGGATTCGGGCTTCCGCAAGGACGTGCGCGAGGGGCGTCAGCCCATGCCCGTGCTGTGGGCGCAGATGTTCCGCATGAAGCTGGGCTCCGGCATCCTCGTGTTCTTCGCGGTGGCGGCGCCCTGGTACATCGTGATGTCGCTGTTCAAGAGCGTGGACGATGAAGGCAAGCTCTTCTGGTACCGCTTCTTCGTCCACGACCACCTCAACCGCCTCACCGCGGGCGTGCACACCACGACGCCGGGCGGCACGTTCATCTACTTCATCGAGCAGGGCGGCTTCGGCATCTTCCCGTGGGTGGCGCTGCTCCCCGGTGCGTTCGCCATCGTCACGCGGCTGAAGCTGCGCTCGGAGAAGAAGTCGGACCACCTGGCCGTGCTCGCCGTGGTGTGGGTGGCCTTCTCCTTCTGGCTCCTGGCCTCCAGCGCCACCAAGTTCCACCACTACGTCTTCCCCGTGCTGCCGGGCCTGGCGGTGCTCATCGCGCTGTTCATCGACCGGCTGTGGGAGGACGGCATCCCGGCGCACGCGGTGAGCCTCATCTTCGGCCTGGTCCTCTTCGTCCTCGTGGGCAAGGACCTGGCGGAGAACCCCAAGAACTTCACGGACCTGTTCGTCTACAACTACGACCGGCCCTATCCGCAGGAGCTCGTCACCAGGCCCATCGCCTTCTTCTCGCGAGCGCTGTGGACCGGAGACCTGGTCACCCTGGTGCTGCTGGCCTTCGGCGTCTACCTCTCCTTCGAGGCGTTCTCCCCGAAGTCTCGCGACAAGGTGACGCCTGGCTCGCGCGCGGTGGCGGTGCTGATGCTCCTGGGCGGGCTGTCCACGCTGGCCGCCGTGACGTCCGGCGCGAAGGTGTCCGCCACGGGCCTCATCGGTGTGGCGGTCGCGCTGGCGGCGGGCTTCCTCGGCTGGCTGTCGACGAAGGAGAAGCCGGAAGGGCGCGCATCACTGCAGACGCTGGCCTTCGTGCTGGCGCTGGTGGGCGCGGTGATGGCGGTGCGCGGCTTCAAGAACCCCGTGGGCGAGGACTCGCTGCTGCGCTCGCTGTCGGAGCCCGTCAACGTCAAGGGCGCGCTGGGCTTCGTCTTCGCGGTGGCGGGCGCCCTGGCCGTGGTGGCCACGCTGATGCGCGCCCGGGTGATGCTGTTCGGCACGTTCTGGATGCTGGCCGCCAGCTTCGCGCTCTGGTTCAACTGGAACCACTGGGTGGACCTGTCCCACCACTGGACGCAGCGTGACCTCTTCTGGCGCTACTATGACCAGCGCAAGGAGGGTGAGCCCATCATCGCGTACCTGATGAACTGGCGCGGCGAGACGCTCTACTCCAGCAACACCGTGGAGCAGTACCGCGGTGGTGACTACAACGCGAAGCTGCGCTCGGCCGTCGCGCGGCCCGGGCGTGAGTGGGTGCTGGCCGAGCAGAAGATGCTCAACACGCTGCGCAACGCGGTGGGGCCCGACAAGGTCGTCACGCCCATCGACCGCGACATCAACAACAAGTTCGTCCTGGTGACCGTCGATTGA